From a single Sinomonas atrocyanea genomic region:
- the map gene encoding type I methionyl aminopeptidase, whose translation MVEILSPTELERARHTGALVADILQALKARSAPGTNLLDVDRWTQTMIADAGALSCYVDYAPPFGRGPFGHYICTAVNDAVLHGMPHDYTLADGDLLTLDLAVTKDGIAADSAISFLVGESDRPGSTAMIRATERALDAGIAAAVPGARIGDISYAIGSVLRAEGYPVNTQFGGHGIGSTMHQDPHVPNSGRPGRGYRLRPGLLLALEPWIMEDTAELVTDADGWTLRSATGCRTAHSEHTIAITEDGAEILTLPAALRRQ comes from the coding sequence ATGGTCGAGATCCTGAGCCCCACGGAGCTGGAACGGGCGAGGCACACCGGGGCCCTCGTCGCGGACATCCTGCAGGCCCTCAAGGCGCGCAGCGCTCCGGGCACGAACCTGTTGGACGTCGACCGCTGGACGCAGACGATGATCGCCGATGCAGGGGCGCTGTCCTGCTACGTCGACTACGCGCCGCCGTTCGGCCGCGGACCGTTCGGGCACTACATCTGCACGGCCGTCAACGACGCCGTCCTCCACGGGATGCCCCACGACTACACGCTGGCCGACGGCGATCTGCTCACCCTCGACCTCGCCGTCACCAAGGATGGCATCGCCGCGGATTCCGCGATCAGCTTCCTCGTAGGCGAGTCGGACCGCCCCGGGAGCACGGCGATGATCAGGGCCACCGAACGGGCGCTGGACGCCGGCATCGCCGCCGCCGTGCCGGGGGCCCGCATCGGCGACATCTCGTACGCCATCGGCAGCGTCCTGCGCGCCGAGGGCTATCCGGTCAACACCCAGTTCGGCGGCCACGGCATCGGATCCACCATGCACCAGGACCCGCACGTGCCCAACAGCGGACGGCCCGGCCGGGGCTACCGGCTCCGGCCCGGGCTGCTGCTCGCGCTGGAGCCGTGGATCATGGAGGACACCGCCGAGCTGGTCACCGACGCCGATGGGTGGACCCTGCGCAGCGCCACGGGCTGCCGCACTGCACACAGCGAGCACACGATCGCCATCACCGAGGACGGGGCCGAGATCCTGACGCTGCCGGCGGCCCTCCGCCGCCAGTAG
- a CDS encoding FUSC family protein produces MRLLVARIRGFAALGPAQEDHWPALRMVLGVGIPTAALLVAGHPELVIDAVFGGFAGMYGRGLSRAVRLRHQSSAGALLVAGVGLGSSLSALQAPQAALVLAEAAFAGLASLAADRVGFRPAGPFFALFAFGACAALDRADPGVATAVALAAAVFAIAIGASSRRAAARRPVRLPGAPPSLRRAGGYVLAVSAAGLAALALGIGHPHWAMAGAAVPLSATGFHGRLRRGLHRVVGTLAGLGLTGAILAFHPTPLVMGALVVVLQFPTELFMARHYALALFFFTPLILLMTRLALPGPAQALIADRAVETVLGVLVGFAVVLIDAGLPRRVRAMG; encoded by the coding sequence GTGCGGCTGCTGGTGGCGCGTATCCGCGGCTTCGCGGCCCTCGGCCCCGCGCAGGAGGACCACTGGCCCGCCCTGAGGATGGTCCTGGGCGTCGGCATCCCCACGGCCGCACTCCTGGTGGCCGGGCACCCGGAGCTCGTGATCGACGCGGTCTTCGGCGGCTTCGCCGGGATGTACGGCCGCGGGCTGAGCCGGGCCGTCAGGCTGCGGCACCAGTCCTCGGCAGGCGCGCTGCTCGTGGCCGGCGTGGGGCTCGGATCCTCGTTGTCCGCCCTGCAGGCCCCCCAGGCAGCCCTCGTGCTCGCGGAGGCAGCGTTCGCCGGGCTCGCCTCGCTGGCCGCCGACCGCGTCGGGTTCCGTCCCGCGGGCCCGTTCTTCGCCCTCTTTGCCTTCGGAGCGTGTGCCGCCCTCGACCGTGCCGACCCGGGGGTCGCGACCGCGGTCGCGCTCGCCGCGGCGGTGTTCGCCATCGCGATCGGCGCATCCTCCCGCCGTGCCGCGGCCCGGCGTCCCGTCAGGCTGCCCGGCGCGCCCCCGTCCCTGCGGAGGGCGGGCGGCTATGTGCTCGCGGTCTCGGCGGCCGGCCTGGCCGCCCTGGCCCTGGGCATCGGGCACCCCCACTGGGCCATGGCCGGCGCCGCCGTCCCCCTCTCGGCGACGGGCTTCCACGGACGGCTGCGGCGCGGCCTGCACCGCGTGGTCGGCACGCTGGCAGGGCTCGGCCTGACGGGGGCGATCCTCGCCTTCCACCCCACGCCGCTCGTGATGGGTGCCCTGGTCGTTGTGCTGCAGTTCCCCACCGAGCTGTTCATGGCCCGCCACTATGCCCTCGCCCTGTTCTTCTTCACACCGCTGATCCTGCTCATGACGCGGCTCGCGCTGCCCGGACCGGCACAGGCGCTGATTGCCGACCGGGCCGTCGAGACCGTCCTGGGAGTCCTCGTGGGGTTCGCGGTGGTCCTCATCGACGCGGGGCTGCCCCGCCGCGTGCGGGCGATGGGCTAG
- a CDS encoding dihydrofolate reductase family protein, whose translation MRKLSYGMNVTLDGYIAAPGDDIGWSGPPSEELFQWWLETERANTLSLYGRKLWETMSSYWPTGDQQPGATAAEIEFARVWRDTPKVVFSSTLGTVGWNSRLVASDAVEEITRLKAEEGGPMSIGGATLAAAALRAGLIDEYVLATYPVLVGAGTPFFTALEGWMDLDLVESRTFPGGVVLTRYEARR comes from the coding sequence ATGCGGAAACTGAGCTACGGCATGAACGTCACGCTCGACGGCTACATCGCCGCGCCCGGGGACGACATCGGCTGGAGCGGGCCGCCCAGCGAGGAGCTGTTCCAGTGGTGGCTCGAGACGGAGCGGGCGAACACCCTGTCCCTGTATGGGCGCAAGCTGTGGGAGACGATGAGCTCCTACTGGCCCACCGGTGACCAGCAGCCCGGGGCCACCGCGGCAGAGATCGAGTTCGCCCGGGTCTGGCGGGACACCCCGAAGGTGGTCTTCTCCTCGACGCTCGGCACGGTCGGCTGGAACTCCCGGCTGGTCGCCAGCGACGCGGTCGAAGAGATCACCCGGCTCAAGGCCGAGGAGGGCGGCCCGATGAGCATCGGCGGCGCCACCCTCGCCGCCGCCGCCCTGCGGGCCGGACTCATCGACGAGTACGTCCTCGCCACCTATCCGGTGCTCGTGGGCGCCGGCACCCCGTTCTTCACCGCGCTGGAGGGCTGGATGGATCTGGACCTCGTCGAGTCGCGGACGTTCCCCGGCGGAGTGGTCCTGACCCGGTACGAGGCGAGGCGCTGA
- a CDS encoding sensor histidine kinase produces the protein MRAWFGSLHFRVTLVMAAVAAAATLIAGLVGAQLIRSAAVDQARSSLAREATALSASGNVTDLASLRELAFGEAGRIALVQPDGTVTGAGRHLVSADAAAKVRAGRSVSQTETVTGIPVVVEARPIAAGGGLVLAEPVSAVTQAAGPLVARLAWALVVGFVCAVLGGALVARWVATPLTRLASAARRLAGGERGVTVDGGGPAEISQVSRAMGALDSSLTASEARQREFLLSVSHEMRTPLTALQGYAEALADGVIPAEDVPRVGRTLSAETERLDHFVRDLLELARLEADDFRIDVHEVDAAELLPSVVEAWRGVWEPAGIAMRAEAAGPLLVATDARRLRQLLDGLVENALRATPPGAPLVLAGHPEPGAVVLEVRDGGPGLGEEDLARAFDRGALRDRYAGERRVGTGLGLSIASRLASRLGAELAAGHAPEGGAAFALRLPAL, from the coding sequence GTGAGGGCCTGGTTCGGCTCCCTGCACTTCCGGGTCACCCTGGTCATGGCCGCCGTCGCCGCGGCCGCCACGCTCATCGCGGGCCTCGTCGGGGCCCAGCTCATCCGGTCCGCGGCCGTGGACCAGGCACGCTCGAGCCTCGCCCGGGAGGCCACCGCCCTCAGCGCCTCGGGCAACGTCACCGACCTGGCGTCGCTGCGCGAGCTCGCGTTCGGCGAGGCCGGCCGGATCGCCCTCGTCCAGCCGGACGGCACCGTCACGGGCGCGGGGCGGCACCTGGTGAGTGCGGACGCCGCCGCGAAGGTCCGCGCCGGGCGGTCGGTGTCCCAGACGGAGACCGTCACCGGGATCCCCGTGGTCGTCGAGGCCCGGCCGATCGCGGCCGGCGGCGGACTGGTCCTCGCGGAGCCGGTCTCCGCCGTGACGCAGGCCGCCGGGCCGCTCGTGGCGCGGCTGGCCTGGGCGCTCGTGGTGGGCTTCGTCTGCGCCGTCCTCGGCGGAGCGCTCGTGGCCCGCTGGGTGGCGACGCCGCTCACCCGCCTCGCCTCCGCGGCGCGGCGGCTGGCCGGGGGCGAGCGGGGGGTCACGGTCGACGGCGGCGGCCCGGCGGAGATCTCCCAGGTCTCCCGCGCGATGGGGGCCCTCGACAGTTCCCTGACCGCGAGCGAGGCGCGCCAGCGCGAATTCCTCCTGTCCGTCTCGCACGAGATGCGCACCCCGCTCACGGCCCTCCAGGGCTACGCCGAGGCCCTCGCCGACGGGGTCATCCCGGCCGAGGACGTCCCGCGGGTCGGCAGGACCCTCTCCGCCGAGACCGAGCGGCTCGACCACTTCGTCCGGGACCTGCTCGAGCTGGCGCGCCTCGAGGCCGACGACTTCCGCATCGACGTCCACGAGGTCGATGCCGCGGAGCTGCTGCCGTCCGTCGTCGAGGCGTGGCGCGGGGTGTGGGAGCCTGCCGGAATCGCGATGCGCGCCGAGGCCGCCGGCCCCCTCCTCGTCGCCACGGACGCGCGGAGGCTCCGCCAGCTGCTCGACGGGCTCGTCGAGAACGCCCTCCGGGCCACCCCGCCGGGCGCCCCGCTGGTGCTGGCCGGCCATCCGGAGCCCGGCGCCGTGGTGCTCGAGGTGCGCGACGGCGGCCCCGGGCTGGGCGAGGAGGACCTCGCCCGGGCGTTCGACCGCGGCGCGCTGCGCGACCGGTACGCCGGCGAGCGCAGGGTGGGCACGGGCCTCGGCCTCTCCATCGCCTCACGGCTCGCCTCCCGCCTGGGGGCCGAACTCGCCGCGGGGCACGCGCCCGAGGGCGGCGCGGCCTTCGCGCTCCGGCTGCCCGCGCTCTGA
- a CDS encoding response regulator transcription factor has translation MEDRNGSTGEGRGLVLVVEDEHAIADLERLYLSRAGYGVHVERDGGAALARVRQLRPVAIVLDVGLPGVDGIEVCRRLREGGDWTPVIFVTARDDEVDRVLGLELGADDYLTKPFSPRELVARVKSLQRRASGPPSARVLAVGGVQLDLDRRTAEAAGHPVPLTAMEFDLLAHLMSEPGRVFSREQLLSAVWGQADYGGGRTVDVHVAQLRAKLGAASPVRTTRGVGYSASADPGQGRP, from the coding sequence GTGGAAGATCGCAACGGGAGCACCGGCGAGGGGCGGGGGCTGGTCCTCGTGGTCGAGGACGAGCACGCGATCGCCGACCTCGAGCGCCTCTACCTCAGCCGTGCCGGGTACGGCGTGCACGTCGAGCGGGACGGCGGGGCGGCGCTGGCCCGGGTCCGCCAGCTGCGGCCGGTGGCGATCGTACTCGATGTCGGGCTGCCCGGCGTGGACGGGATCGAGGTGTGCAGGCGGCTGCGGGAGGGCGGCGACTGGACGCCCGTGATCTTCGTGACCGCGCGCGACGACGAGGTGGACCGCGTGCTCGGCCTCGAGCTCGGTGCGGACGACTACCTCACCAAGCCGTTCTCCCCGCGCGAGCTCGTGGCCCGGGTGAAGAGCCTGCAGCGCCGGGCGTCGGGGCCGCCGTCGGCGCGGGTGCTCGCCGTGGGGGGTGTCCAGCTCGACCTCGACCGGCGCACGGCCGAGGCCGCGGGCCACCCCGTGCCCCTGACGGCCATGGAGTTCGACCTCCTGGCCCACCTCATGTCCGAGCCCGGGCGCGTGTTCAGCCGGGAGCAGCTCCTCTCGGCGGTGTGGGGCCAGGCGGACTACGGCGGCGGCCGCACCGTCGATGTGCACGTGGCCCAGCTCCGCGCCAAGCTCGGCGCCGCCAGCCCCGTGCGGACCACCCGCGGGGTGGGCTACAGCGCCTCGGCCGATCCGGGACAGGGGCGCCCGTGA
- a CDS encoding cytochrome P450 has product MSLVSELPGRFDPFPLYRELREDSPVLFDDAQEVWHVFRYDDVQRVLSDHAVFSSRMRAGREPDQNHLFASSLISTDPPRHRQLRSLVSEAFTPRAVAALEPRISEIVDELLDRVAGTGSMDLIDDFAYPLPVIVIAELMGIPAEDRDRFKRWSDIVVSQTREYESSPVRASAQQEMAEYFFAMIERRRRDPGEDLISRLLAAQVDGEHLSVIELLGFCALLLVAGNETTTNLLGNAVLTFAEWPGTIERLRAESGALPSAIEEVLRFRSPVQSMFRVTTEDTTLGAASLPAGSRLAAWIGSANRDGRQFPDPETFAPDRRPNRHLAFGQGIHFCLGAPLARLEARVALSALLARLPGLSLAPGAPLERIDSTIIFGPRALPVQWQPT; this is encoded by the coding sequence ATGAGCCTTGTGTCCGAGCTGCCGGGACGCTTCGACCCCTTCCCGCTGTACCGGGAGTTGCGGGAGGACTCCCCCGTGCTGTTCGACGACGCGCAGGAGGTGTGGCATGTGTTCCGCTACGACGACGTCCAGCGGGTGCTCTCCGACCACGCCGTCTTCTCGTCGAGGATGCGCGCCGGCCGGGAACCGGACCAGAACCACCTCTTTGCCTCGAGCCTCATCAGCACGGACCCACCGCGGCACCGCCAGCTCAGGTCCCTCGTCTCGGAGGCGTTCACGCCGCGGGCGGTGGCCGCCCTGGAGCCGCGGATCTCCGAGATCGTGGACGAGCTCCTGGACCGGGTGGCCGGGACGGGGTCCATGGACCTCATCGACGACTTCGCCTACCCCCTGCCCGTGATCGTCATCGCGGAGCTCATGGGCATCCCCGCCGAGGATCGCGACCGCTTCAAGCGGTGGTCGGACATCGTGGTGAGCCAGACCCGGGAGTACGAGAGCAGTCCGGTTCGGGCCTCGGCCCAGCAGGAGATGGCGGAGTACTTCTTCGCCATGATCGAGAGGCGGCGGCGCGATCCGGGCGAGGACCTCATCAGCCGGCTGCTCGCCGCCCAGGTCGACGGCGAGCACCTGAGCGTGATCGAGCTCCTGGGCTTCTGCGCCCTGCTGCTCGTGGCCGGCAACGAGACCACCACCAACCTCCTGGGCAACGCCGTGCTGACCTTCGCGGAATGGCCGGGCACGATCGAGCGGCTGCGGGCCGAAAGCGGAGCCCTGCCCTCGGCGATCGAGGAGGTGCTCCGCTTCCGGTCCCCGGTCCAGTCCATGTTCCGGGTCACCACCGAGGACACAACGCTGGGCGCCGCCTCCCTCCCGGCCGGGTCCCGCCTGGCCGCCTGGATCGGCTCCGCCAACCGCGACGGCCGGCAGTTCCCGGACCCGGAGACCTTCGCCCCCGATCGGCGCCCGAACCGGCACCTCGCCTTCGGGCAGGGCATCCACTTCTGCCTCGGGGCCCCCCTGGCGCGCCTCGAGGCGCGGGTCGCGCTGTCAGCCCTCCTCGCGCGCCTGCCGGGCCTGTCCCTGGCTCCGGGCGCGCCCTTGGAGCGCATCGACAGCACGATCATCTTCGGGCCCCGGGCGCTGCCGGTGCAGTGGCAGCCGACGTGA
- a CDS encoding slipin family protein, translating to MDVVSLTVLVIVIVVLLIAARMSIRIVRQYEQGVLFRLGRVVGVRMPGLRLIIPVVDRLPLVSLRIVTMPIQSQGIITQDNVSVDVSAVAYYRVVDAVKSVIAIENVAAAIDQIAQTTLRKVVGQHTLDQTLSETSRINADIRQILDILTTEWGVEVTLVELKDIQLPESMKRAMARQAEAEREKRAKIIAAEGEAISATALGEASDTMMAHPLALQLRNLQSLVEIGVDKNTTVVFPAPLMSMIGELSAFIARENQAAAAAAAAPAADSKSPVKAA from the coding sequence ATGGACGTCGTTTCCCTGACCGTCCTCGTCATCGTCATCGTGGTGCTCCTCATCGCGGCGAGGATGTCGATCCGCATCGTCCGCCAGTACGAACAGGGGGTCCTGTTCAGGCTCGGCCGGGTCGTCGGGGTGCGGATGCCCGGGCTGCGGCTCATCATCCCGGTCGTCGACCGCCTGCCCCTGGTGAGCCTTCGGATCGTCACGATGCCGATCCAGTCGCAGGGCATCATCACCCAGGACAACGTCAGCGTCGACGTCTCCGCGGTCGCGTACTACCGGGTCGTGGATGCGGTGAAGTCCGTGATCGCGATCGAGAATGTCGCGGCCGCCATCGACCAGATCGCCCAGACCACCCTCCGCAAGGTGGTGGGCCAGCACACGCTGGACCAGACGCTCTCGGAGACCAGCCGCATCAACGCCGACATCCGCCAGATCCTCGACATCCTGACCACCGAGTGGGGTGTCGAGGTCACCCTCGTCGAGCTGAAGGACATCCAGCTGCCCGAGAGCATGAAGCGGGCCATGGCGCGGCAGGCCGAGGCCGAGCGGGAGAAGAGGGCCAAGATCATCGCCGCCGAGGGCGAGGCCATCTCCGCCACGGCGCTGGGCGAGGCCTCCGACACGATGATGGCCCACCCGCTCGCCCTGCAGCTGCGCAACCTCCAGAGCCTGGTGGAGATCGGGGTCGACAAGAACACCACGGTGGTCTTCCCCGCCCCGCTGATGAGCATGATCGGAGAGCTCTCGGCCTTCATCGCCCGGGAGAACCAGGCTGCAGCGGCCGCAGCGGCCGCACCGGCCGCGGACTCGAAGTCCCCCGTCAAGGCCGCCTGA
- a CDS encoding magnesium transporter CorA family protein, which produces MVRTRLYRDGKVEREDLALEEIKGLLAEEGATVWIDYESPSDEDLSAMETILGLHRLAVEDALHDHQRPKLDRYRTHLFLAAYEATLEPGDGGLAVNEVKAFITRRALVTVHGPGFSADRLTERWDRETDVADHGVAFLLWGLIDLLVDGHFDVVQDLDERIEDLEDALFDDHSSDHDLQRRSFELRKALVRLRRVVLPMREVLNTVLRRDLDIADPAMQPFFQDVYDHVLRASDWTESLRDMVSSILETHVSIQGNRMNLVMKKLTSWAAIIAVPTAVTGFFGQNVPFLGFQSTLGLVLSLSLIVGGGVGLYVLFRRKEWI; this is translated from the coding sequence ATGGTTCGTACCCGGCTGTACCGCGACGGCAAGGTCGAGCGCGAGGACCTCGCGCTCGAGGAGATCAAGGGGCTCCTGGCCGAGGAGGGCGCGACGGTCTGGATCGACTACGAGTCGCCCAGCGACGAGGACCTCTCCGCCATGGAGACGATCCTCGGGCTCCACCGCCTCGCCGTCGAGGACGCGCTCCACGACCACCAGCGACCCAAGCTCGACCGCTACCGGACCCACCTGTTCCTGGCCGCCTACGAGGCGACGCTCGAGCCCGGGGACGGCGGCCTGGCCGTGAACGAGGTCAAGGCGTTCATCACGCGGCGCGCCCTCGTCACGGTGCACGGGCCGGGCTTCTCCGCCGACCGGCTCACGGAGCGGTGGGACCGGGAGACCGACGTCGCGGACCACGGCGTCGCCTTCCTGCTCTGGGGCCTGATCGACCTGCTCGTCGACGGACACTTCGACGTGGTCCAGGACCTCGACGAGCGCATCGAGGACCTCGAGGACGCGCTCTTCGACGACCATTCCTCCGACCACGACCTGCAGCGGCGCTCGTTCGAGCTCCGCAAGGCCCTCGTGCGGCTCCGCAGGGTCGTGCTCCCGATGCGCGAGGTCCTCAACACGGTCCTGCGCCGCGACCTGGACATCGCAGACCCGGCGATGCAGCCGTTCTTCCAGGACGTCTACGACCATGTCCTGCGGGCGTCGGACTGGACCGAATCGCTGCGGGACATGGTCAGCAGCATCCTCGAGACCCATGTGAGCATCCAGGGCAACCGGATGAACCTGGTGATGAAGAAGCTCACCAGCTGGGCCGCGATCATCGCCGTCCCGACTGCCGTCACCGGGTTCTTCGGGCAGAACGTGCCGTTCCTCGGATTCCAGAGCACTCTGGGGCTCGTCCTGTCGCTGAGCCTGATCGTCGGCGGCGGCGTCGGGCTCTACGTCCTCTTCCGTCGCAAGGAGTGGATCTGA
- a CDS encoding cyclodeaminase/cyclohydrolase family protein produces MDEPQDVTTRTATVDVWTDALAQSTGSPGGGAGTGVMLAVAASLASMVAGYTEAEGSRRAEVDAVRARARSLRETALRLADDDASASRAFGAAFRLEPGPERDEAIHRASVDAARASAVLGEHAMDVIDDLAWLAAHGNRALIADVVVAFGALRAAVAGARTNVSFDLASLRSAGKTLEEVRGLHPDLWRAVEQLERALGRIDSLTADVDGRAAPTGSV; encoded by the coding sequence GTGGACGAGCCTCAGGATGTCACCACCCGCACCGCGACCGTGGACGTCTGGACGGACGCCCTCGCCCAGTCCACCGGCTCCCCGGGAGGTGGCGCGGGAACAGGGGTGATGCTCGCCGTGGCGGCCTCGCTGGCCTCCATGGTCGCCGGCTACACCGAGGCGGAAGGATCCCGGCGCGCCGAGGTCGACGCGGTGCGGGCGAGGGCGCGGTCGCTCCGCGAGACGGCGCTGCGCCTGGCGGACGACGACGCCTCGGCCTCGCGCGCCTTCGGGGCCGCGTTCCGCCTGGAGCCGGGCCCCGAGAGGGACGAGGCCATCCACCGGGCGTCCGTCGACGCCGCCCGGGCATCAGCCGTCCTCGGCGAGCACGCCATGGACGTGATCGACGATCTGGCCTGGCTCGCGGCCCACGGCAACCGGGCCCTCATCGCCGACGTCGTGGTCGCCTTCGGTGCGCTCCGGGCCGCCGTCGCCGGCGCCCGCACGAACGTCAGCTTCGACCTGGCGTCCCTCCGGTCGGCCGGGAAGACCCTCGAAGAGGTCAGGGGCCTGCACCCGGACCTGTGGCGGGCCGTCGAACAGCTCGAGCGCGCGCTGGGGCGAATCGACAGTCTGACGGCGGACGTCGACGGCCGCGCGGCTCCGACGGGCAGCGTCTGA